A window from Rana temporaria chromosome 8, aRanTem1.1, whole genome shotgun sequence encodes these proteins:
- the LOC120909644 gene encoding oocyte zinc finger protein XlCOF6.1-like yields the protein MEKPSKDRLTLSPACKMEDEDITGDHMEASGKGFSPKSRPSSANQKSHTSGKLYACSECGKCFPRKYDCFVLHQRSHTGEKPFPCPECGKCFTIKSNLAKHQRVHTGERPFCCSECGKCFYQKAHLDSHLRFHTGEKPYPCPECGKCFTKKSAIKIHQRIHTGENVYSCPECGKCLAQKSELVKHQRSHAREKPHSCPECGKSFKHKAHFNAHHRTHTGEKPYSCPECGKCFTQISHLLSHQTTHTGERPYSCSECGKRFSQNSHLKIHQRIHTGEKPFPCPECGKCYPQRSDLTKHQRSHTGEKPYSCPECGKRFSRKYDFNKHCSSNTCE from the coding sequence atggagaaaccctcaaaggatcgtctcactttatctccagcttgtaaaatggaagatgaggacatcacaggtGATCACATGGAGGCATCTGGGAAAGGTTTTTCACCCAAGTCCCGTCCTTCTTCTGCCAATCAGAAATCACACACGAGTGGGAAGTTATACGCCTGCtccgagtgcgggaagtgttttccACGAAAATATGACTGTTTTGTtttacatcaaagatctcacacgggggagaagccatttccctgccctgagtgtggaaaatgttttacgATAAAGTCAAACCTCGCAAAACATCAAAGAGTTCACACGGGTGAGAGGCCATTTTGctgctctgagtgcgggaaatgtttttatcAGAAGGCCCATCTTGATTCGCATCTGAGATTTCACACGGGTGAAAAGCCCtatccctgtcctgagtgtggaaaatgttttacaaaaaaatcagCCATTAAAATACATcaaagaattcacacgggtgagaatgtatattcctgccctgagtgcggaaaatgtttggCTCAGAAATCAGAACTTGTgaaacatcaaagatctcacgcaagggagaagccacattcctgccctgagtgcgggaaaagttttaaACACAAGGCTCATTTTAATGCACATCATAggactcacacgggtgagaagccgtattcctgtcctgagtgtggaaaatgttttacaCAAATATCGCACCTTCTATCTCATCAAACAACTCACACTGGAGAgaggccgtattcctgttctgagtgcgggaaacgtttttCACAGAATTCCCATCTTAAAatacatcagagaattcacacgggcgaAAAGCCATTTCCTtgccctgagtgtggaaaatgttatcCACAGAGATCAGACCTTactaaacatcagagatctcacacgggggagaagccgtattcctgccctgagtgcgggaaaagaTTTTCACGCAAGTACGATTTTAACAAACATTGTAGTTCTAACACGTGTGAGTAG